CCATCTGTCAATTAGAAAATTATGAATCATATTAAttgtctcctttttttttttttttttttttaaggtagaaTATATGACTTAGTCTTACTAAACCAAGTAAGAAGAATAAATCCcacccaaaagaataaaaagtaaagtAAGAAGGATAAGAACAAAAGGAGAGACAAGGAAAGATATGATTCTCATAAATCCTTGATAAACTAGTAGATTTAAATTTACAGGCAATTGATCTATAAGAACTATTTAGTTCTGTTTCACTGACACACATTGGCTATGCCCACTTTGTAATTAAAACCATTTGATTAGTTAAAACATATTTCAACTTAAAATATTGCATCATCAATTAAAGTTGGAGCATAGCTTTCTGATCTCTCCTTGAGTCCCTGTCTTCACTTCAATACTACTCATCTTAATCATAGCCTTAGGGAACTCAATATCAAATCTAAGTCCAAGTAAACCTCTTAAATTCCCTGCATAATTTTGTACAATGCCACGAGTTGTTGCATCTCCCCAAAGCCTCTGGTCTGACTCTAGAACTCCATTACCATCTTGGACATTCTTGAAGTAACTAACATCAAACTTGGTTGGGCTATCTTTGTCTAGTGCCACACGTTTGGATCCATCACCATTTTGAGGACACAAAGCTTGTAATTGACCTAAGAACACCTGGTTTATGCTTGGATCTGCATTTCCAGTTGCAGTGAAGTTGTACAGGCGGTACTTGAAAAATTGACAATCAGTTTGGCCTATTGTATGTGCCCCTACACACACATATTCTttattaggagagagagagagagagagagagagagagagagagttataccAGATAGTGTTACAAGATCATGATCATTTAAGCCCTTAGCAGCAAACTTTTGCCTTTGAATGGAGATAGAATCGAGTGGAGATGGTAATAAATTTAAGACCTCAGCTGATGATGAAAtccttccatctcttcttcccgCAGGGACTGACCAACTTGGGCCGTTACTCTACATATGACAACATTCCGGTCCAAATTTTAGCAGATGTGGTTTATAcaatttaggggtgtcaattcctaaaccgaaccggtaaaaccggccggaccgaaccgaaccgaagccttattggttcggttcggtttcaagtattgtaaccccaaaaccaaaccgaaccgcaccgaaaaccggatgaacccgaaaccaaaccgaaaccggctcaaaacccggaccgaaaccgaaaccaaaccggtaagaaaccgaaacactccaaaattcattaaaaaaattaaaatttgaatagttttNNNNNNNNNNNNNNNNNNNNaaaaaaaaaaaaaaatcttgtcagaaacacaagaaaatacaaaatttgtttttcttctaaTGGTAGTCAAACataaataccttttttttttttaccatttttttttcatttctattcttttcttctattttctagattcttttttctttttatttcttttcttttcttctcttggctaccaaacacagctcgaaaagaaaagaaaaaagtacaacaaaataatcttgccaaaaacacaagaaaacaaaataaaatacaaaaacttttcttttcttctcttggctaccaatcACAGTCAAAGAGAACttcttaaacaaagaaaaaaattacaaaattgtattctcttggctaccaaagaCAGCctaagagaagaaataagagaatatTTTATGGAAGACCACTTAGGCAAGAACCCCTTGAGCACTGCGTGTCAAGTCTCTTCTACAGGTAGCCAGCCCGAGCTAACTAGGCCAGGTCTAACTGGACAAGATGGCTAGGCTGGCTGGAAATAAGGCTTGAATAAGACTACAGTCATTGTTGTCTAAGACCAGCACATCCAAATTCATTACAAAGAATCCTTAAGAATGGCTCTTATGTTAATTGTTACAATTATGTTAATTGTGTGTTTGGATTTGTAATGGTTAGATCAAATTACCAAGGCCACAGCATCACGAGCGGCTAATGCAACTATGTCGGCGC
This genomic stretch from Macadamia integrifolia cultivar HAES 741 unplaced genomic scaffold, SCU_Mint_v3 scaffold621, whole genome shotgun sequence harbors:
- the LOC122069441 gene encoding peroxidase 25, translated to MAASMFLLAVLIFLMSISAKGQGGLKTGFYASSCPKAEATVRSTVQTHFNRDTTIAAGLLRLHFHDCFVQGCDGSVLITGTSAERSALPNQGLRGFEVIDDAKAQLESLCPGVVSCADIVALAARDAVALSNGPSWSVPAGRRDGRISSSAEVLNLLPSPLDSISIQRQKFAAKGLNDHDLVTLSGAHTIGQTDCQFFKYRLYNFTATGNADPSINQVFLGQLQALCPQNGDGSKRVALDKDSPTKFDVSYFKNVQDGNGVLESDQRLWGDATTRGIVQNYAGNLRGLLGLRFDIEFPKAMIKMSSIEVKTGTQGEIRKLCSNFN